A window from Mytilus galloprovincialis chromosome 8, xbMytGall1.hap1.1, whole genome shotgun sequence encodes these proteins:
- the LOC143043281 gene encoding P-selectin-like has protein sequence MMNCVDNFTLIGHDVLECTENGTWTIDVFYCSPDCVDPVTVYDNSVIEHGTSWAVGNNITMACMDGFTLLGDNILKCTNDSIWSKDVFSCAADCTDPTPAVQYSEVINPSGLSTFPVDDEYSLTCKTGYSVNGKSVMTCYTNSTWSQPQFSCVPGCGDPRKDIPHSVILNYTEGKPFDAGIDLVMACKTSTTQVGEETVVCLTDKTWNKTLKCIPDCSDPRLEVEVENATLTGFKTGSTTAYKSQYKFRCNLKYRMIGNSYIVCLENSTWSQPQFYCEPCKCPCRRVGVPRYTEVTPEVVNQIQVETSLDLAVNEKILSAYIRLKTSVPNKKQVAKSIGYVGAAFLVVILGSIVLLDIPTLWKHLKHLINRINNFYRYMRH, from the exons ATGATgaattgtgttgacaattttacctTGATTGGTCATGATGTTCTTGAATGTACTGAAAACGGAACATGGACAATAGACGTTTTTTACTGTTCTCCAG ATTGTGTCGACCCAGTAACAGTATATGATAACTCGGTAATAGAACATGGAACATCATGGGCTGTTGGTAACAACATAACAATGGCGTGTATGGACGGATTTACATTACTTGGAGACAATATTCTAAAATGTACTAACGACTCAATATGGTCAAAGGATGTGTTTTCTTGTGCTGCAG aTTGTACAGATCCTACTCCAGCTGTTCAATATTCAGAGGTGATAAATCCATCTGGCCTGTCAACTTTCCCTGTAGATGATGAATACTCTCTCACGTGCAAAACTGGATATAGTGTCAATGGAAAGTCTGTTATGACGTGTTACACAAATTCTACTTGGTCACAACCACAGTTTTCATGCGTTCCAG GTTGTGGAGACCCAAGGAAAGATATACCACATTCAGTCATACTTAATTATACGGAGGGTAAACCTTTTGATGCAGGGATTGATTTAGTAATGGCATGTAAGACGTCAACGACACAAGTGGGCGAAGAAACAGTTGTTTGTTTAACGGATAAAACATGGAATAAAACCCTAAAATGTATTCCAG ATTGCAGTGATCCAAGATTAGAAGTAGAGGTAGAAAATGCGACGTTAACAGGTTTTAAAACTGGTTCAACAACAGCTTACAAATCGCAATATAAGTTCAGATGTAATTTGAAATACAGAATGATTGGCAACAGTTATATAGTCTGTCTTGAAAATTCTACTTGGTCCCAACCTCAGTTTTATTGTGAAC CTTGTAAATGCCCATGCAGAAGAGTTGGTGTACCAAGATATACAGAGGTAACACCTGAAGTTGTTAACCAAATACAGGTAGAAACAAGTCTCGACCTTGCAGTGAATGAAAAAATTCTTTCAGCGTACATCCGATTGAAAACAAGTGTTCCGAATAAGAAGCAAGTTGCCAAGTCAATTGGATATGTTGGAGCTGCATTTCTTGTAGTCATACTTGGGTCCATAGTACTTTTGGATATTCCAACGCTATGGAAACATCTTAAACATTTAATCAACAGGATAAACAACTTTTACAGATATATGCGACATTGA